One Coffea eugenioides isolate CCC68of chromosome 2, Ceug_1.0, whole genome shotgun sequence genomic window, ACAGTGCTTTTAGTAATTACATTAGTGCAACTTTCAGCTACTAGTTCCTTAAATCAAAGTGAATATAACCTCTTCTCTAATTTTTATTGCACGTAACATTTTCTCTAAATCTTAATTACATTATTGTTTTTAAACGGTAGGAAGGACTAAACACGTAAGTAGAATACCAATTAAATACTCTggttaagaaaacaaaaactccCAGTCACAATCTAATGTTCGATTCTGAACATAAATTTTGAttagcccttttttttttttttaccccttTTTTGTGACATAAACATAATACTGCAAAAATTTTGTGATACGACTActttcccatttctttttttttttttcctttaacaGAAAAAGCAATCAGGCTTTTCCTTGATCTCACTTTTTAGCTGACAGAGGATCTTTCATCTTAGGAAACTGATCGATTTTAGGAAACGGTTTTGGTGTAATCAATGGGTCCGTCCATTCTCCTTCTTGAGCCTTCACCCCAATCCAGCACTCCCTGTCGGTTAAAAATAACCGCCACTGCAAAATGGAAACCCCAAACCCCACCCCCCCCACTTCTCTAACTCTCACTCCTCATCATCTACTCTACGAACCCCACCTCCTAGTCCTTTCACCTCGTCACAACCCAACCACCATCTGCCACCTCACCACCGTTCTTAAAGTCCAAACACGTGTCACCAGATCAAGCGACAGTTTTTGGTGCAATCCTTGAACCGACCACGCCAGATCCCAAATTCGCCCAGGTGTTTTCTCTTCGCGTAACGACCACCGACTCCCCTGTTTCTCTCTCATAACTCGCAGCACACTAGCCACGTTCTCCGAAGCCTCCATTCATGACGCAACCCAATAACTCCATCCAAATCCTAAACTGCTCCCCTTTTTAAAGACCGAGAACTAGACAAGTACTCGTTCAATTTTCTTGAAAGAGAGTTCGAAGGTATAGAAACATGGCGGGTGAAGATATAGAAAATGGGGCGGGAAAAAACAGGGGAGGAGGAGCGAACTATGCAATTCATGCAGAAGAAAGAGATGCTCAATGGATATCCTGGCTGATTCCAGTTTTTATTGTAGCCAATATTGCTGTGTTTGTGATGGAGATGTACGTCAACAATTGCCCCAAGCATATTGGGCCCGGTAACAAGTGTGTGGCGAGGTTCCTAGGGAGGTTCTCTTTTCAGCCTCTGTCCGAAAATCCCCTTTTAGGGCCTTCTGCTTCCACGTAAGCTTCctctagtttttattttctgttaCTATTACTAAAAGGTTTGAATTTTTTGTCTCGCTTCTTAGTTATGGAATTGAGGATATACTTTTTGTGGTCTAAAAATGTGATCTTTCATGTTTGGAAGCATGATTATGTGCTTCTGATTGAAACTCAATGAATTTCTATTGTGTCAATTATTTTGTCATCGGAAATCCTCCAAAGTTTTGTGCTTTACCAGAAAGTAGGCTTGTTTCTTTGCTTAATCAGTACTGATTttctattgttttttttttctttttcttgggttTAGTGCCTCTTTGGAACTTGAAATTTgtaggaaaattttttgaaagttttaGGACAAATATACGGAGGATGAATTCCGAAGGATGAATTACGTACTTCAATAAGAATTTAAAGGTCATGTGTGGTTGTCTCCTACTGTAATTGTTGCTATATCTGTATCTGCattaacaaaattaaacataCTTACGGATGGGTAGATTATTATGAAAGTAACTGCTTCTTAGGCCGGGGGAGaggtttcctttttttttttgtctgggTAAAGTGAGAATCCCCTTTTAGACAGTCAGCTAGCTTTTGTCCTTGGTGGTTTCTTCAATAATGCATGGTCTGCCTTGTGTTTCTCGGAGCATGCTGCAAATAACTTTTACTTTGCTTACGGTCAAGTGATAGTTATCTGAATGTTATGTATCTTTTCAGATTTGGAGTTGTGGTCAAATGGTCACTGACCAATATAAGGTCTTtgatctccttttctttttagctTTTGTGGTCAGTTCTCCCTCATTGGTGGTTCAAGAGACTACTAGAGGATTTCGTAATTCAGATGGGTTCCCATTAGGATAAGCCAGTCATTGAtaggaatttttcttttctaatggGAGGCCAAGGTTAACCAAAATATGTATTGCTCCTTTCCTGACATAATACCTTTCGATTTAGTCTAGAGAAGATGGGCGGTCTACAGTGGACTAAAATTGTTCATCAACACCAAGGATGGAGGCTTATCTCATCTATCTGGTTGCATGCTGGCATTATTCATCTTGTTTCAAATGTGTTGTGCATTGCACTTGTTGGCATTCGCCTGGAGCAGCAGTGTGGCTTTGGTATGTCATGCTCCGACCTGTTTCTTCAGTTAGTCTAAATTCTACTACCTTCCTCCTATGCATGAATTTTAAGGGAACAAGATGCAGCTTTAGATATGGTTCATTGCTTGTGTTTAATTTAATAGTTCTTTTTTCAAGAAGACATTTTTCAATCCGTTTTCATGCTAACATCGATTTAAATTTTGATCTGGCAGTGAGGATTGGAGCTATCTACTTGTTGTCAGGATTTGGAGGGAGCATACTTTCCTCCTTATTTATTCAACGTAGCATTTCTGTTGGTGCTTCTGGTGCTCTTTTTGGACTTCTTGGTGCTATGCTTTCAGAACTAATCACAAACTGGAATATTTACACGCATAAGGTGGGTATGAGTTTTTCTCTTGCATGTTAGGTTGTTGAACATGCTATCAGGCCACTATTATTGACAACTTTCCAAATACTGGTTGTTTGTGCTGTTATGTATGGGAACATTTGAAAGGCTTTGCAATTGGGACAGTTTACTGATGATATGACACTCTTTTTATCCTTCTAATTTCAGCCTTTTTTTTCCACCCTTTCAATATCTAGGTTGCGGCGCTGTTGACCATATTGGTGATTGTTATCATTAATCTAGCTGTTGGGATTTTGCCGCATGTTGACAATTTTGCTCATATTGGTGGATTCTTGACTGGGTTTCTCCTTGGTTTTGTCCTGCTGCCTCGTCCTCAGCTTGGTTGGGTAGAGCGGCGTAATTTACCGGCTGATGTTCGTGTTAAATCCAAATACAAGGCTTACCAATACGTGCTGTGGTTGGTTTCTCTGGTTTTGCTGATTGCAGGGTGAGTCTGCTCGTCAAATGAATTGTTGTGAATCTTACCTGTGTTGTTTATGTTCTTTAATTCATTGTTTAGCTACTAGAGAGAACAAATTCTGTCATTTTTCTGGGGTCAAGTATGCTTTCTGTATGTATTACGTGTGAGCTGCCTTTATTTTTCTGCTGGGTACATTTGGTTAGGCTGTTTGGCTGTACCTTGAAATTATTGTCCATGGATAGCAGGTTACCTTTCTTCAAgcattgaatatatatatatatatatatattttttgtcattGGACTAGTGCTATCATAGACTGAAATTTGGGAGGACATTCAGTATTGGAGTTCACACATTTTGATTCAGTGCAATGACATTCTAAATTCTATTTGGTTGATGCTTGCAGGTTGACTGTCGGACTTGTAATGCTATTTCGAGGAAAGAATGGATATGAACATTGTCATTGGTGTCGCTACCTGACTTGCGTTCCCACCTCTAAATGGAAGTGTGATGGGGAGTAATTAGCTTCGAGAATTTGGGTTTCTTATTTGGTCTTCTAACTTAGAGTTTGTCAGGTGTAAATGATAGCTTGGTAAATAATTTGTAGGCAGTAGACTCGCCACTTTCTTTGTGGTACCATTTACAGCTTCAAACTTTTTTCGTCTGGGCTATTATACGAATCgaggttttctatttttttttttttattttaatattgtTGTGTACATGCACGCAATAAAAGTAGATTCTCGTTATTGTTGCATGACGTTCATGTTCGAGATGAATTCATTGCCTATTTTTTTGATAGTACTTCATACTTTACAACGTTTACCTAAAACTCCCAATTGTTGTTTGGCATCAGTTTACTTCATCGTTACAGCCTTTTTCATGGACGATGATGCCGGCTGTTTATGGTAGTTACTACCAGTCATGCAGCCTTGATGAGAGAGGCACACTTTTAACATGGCCAACCCAACTCAGCCATGCTGGAATTATAACTTTATAAGACGCGCCATGCAATAGTGGAGGggaggaaattttcaagaacaGTAGGGGAGGGAACATGGTGAAGATGGTCTTAGTGATGACTATAGTGGTCATCATATCGTTTGTACATTCTGCAATCGTGGGAGAGGCTGTAGATTGCAGCACCGTGACAGCTCTTCTATCTGCTTGTTCTAGCTTCATCATAAATGGTGCCCCGGATCCACTTCCTCTATCTCCATGCTGTGTTGCCATCACCACCCTCAATAATCTTGGAACCGACTCTTCCCAGAGTCGCCAGGTTGTGTGTAAATGCTTAATGGAGCTCATTACCAATTACAACCCAAACGCCACTGCTATTGCTACTCTTCCTGGCTTCTGTGGTGTTTCTCTTGGCTTCACCATTGATCCCAACACCGACTGTGAATagtaactctctctctctcgctctcgTCAGCTTCTaccatagcatccatttctcagGAATCCTAATACTTACTTTGCCTATTATTTATTGCAGCATCTCATGATCAGGTTGATTTTTTGATGGCAACAAAATTGTCTAAATCAGTAATCATATGACGCGAGAAGCAGGAGAGCTTGGATGAGTTGCAGATTACAATCCAGAAGTAGATGCAAATAAAGTActgctgttttctttttctttcgctTTTTATATCGAAGAAGATATGTGGTGTGAATAAGACCTATACTGCTAGAAAATCAAGAAAGTATTTTAGTACCATTCGCTACTTTTAGACGGCCGTGTTGTGCGAAGCGGGACCCCGTGACGCTAATTTCAGGACTAATACGCTATGTTGTAAGGTGATTGAACAAAACCAATTGCCAGGAAAAGCCTGAATTTCGACGACGGTACAATTCGACATTTAACTAATGACCATACGCACGAGCTGTATATTTCTGTTGGATTTACTTTGACCCCGCATTAAGAGTGAGTTAAGAGCGggttggaaagaaaagaaatttttttttttctgacttGTCCATTTCATTTCTATGTTTAACGCAGTTCATTTAAATAAGAGAAAGTTCTTTCCTCTGAAACGTGCATTCTGACTTTTTTCCCCCCCTTGATATCCCCTTCATCAGAAAAATCTCTAGAGAACTTTTTCTAATTTCACCCTAGAATGTCTAAATAATAGCATGTCAAATTTATAGTCATAAATTTATGTACTGCATCACCATTTCTTAGGCTATTTGTGAGCTCAATTAATTTTTGAACGTAATTTTTCATAATAAttgatttttcttatttaaaataattgtttttttttatatattaggAGACAAAGGTGTATTTTATTCATTGACTTTTGAACAATTgcgtcaaaaattttttttgaatctcacatcaaaattgaaaatagattataaaaaaattataattgtTCCGCTTCATGTAATTTATATTTTGCATTGCTAATTATATTGCTAACAAATGCAATTTTAACTTAAAAATCTATATATTAGAAGGAATCAAGTATTATAACTGAggaattttgatattaattctctttttttggagtaaaaatatcaaaatttcatataaatagataaatgctattgtagaacaaataaaataaaaaataataacacatattatgtcaaaaaataaattaaggGCAATTAAGTCAAATTTGTGTCCCGCATATTCTATTCTaacatttaaatattttgattATACTAAACAGTGAACATTCAATTCTAACTTGTCTATCAAACTTTGGAACAATAATTTTCTTTCCTACTATTCGCGGTAATCATTTTGGGTGAAAAAACCTTTCCATTTTGGGTATTTCTGTGTACCAAACGAGACGAGAGCAGCGTTGGTTCAAGTGGGTAATGATTGATTTTTCGAAGTATGCAGGCACATGTCTACCAGCCACCTTTTCCACGGGTAAGCAAGCAAAGACATAataatttttatcttttcacttTCACTGAAACATCCAAATGTATATTATTGCCTCCTTGAATTCGTGCAACGAAATTGAAGAGGACGAAAGAGCATCATGATTTTGGCGAAACAAGTAAACTTGATAACCTGCAACTGTATATTATTTCTCGCNNNNNNNNNNNNNNNNNNNNNNNNNNNNNNNNNNNNNNNNNNNNNNNNNNNNNNNNNNNNNNNNNNNNNNNNNNNNNNNNNNNNNNNNNNNNNNNNNNNNNNNNNNNNNNNNNNNNNNNNNNNNNNNNNNNNNNNNNNNNNNNNNNNNNNNNNNNNNNNNNNNNNNNNNNNNNNNNNNNNNNNNNNNNNNNNNNNNNNNNNNNNNNNNNNNNNNNNNNNNNNNNNNNNNNNNNNNNNNNNNNNNNNNNNNNNNNNNNNNNNNNNNNNNNNNNNNNNNNNNNNNNNNNNNNNNNNNNNNNNNNNNNNNNNNNNNNNNNNNNNNNNNNNNNNNNNNNNNNNNNNNNNNNNNNNNNNNNNNNNNNNNNNNNNNNNNNNNNNNNNNNNNNNNNNNNNNNNNNNNNNNNNNNNNNNNNNNNNNNNNNNNNNNNNNNNNNNNNNNNNNNNNNNNNNNNNNNNNNNNNNNNNNNNNNNNNNNNNNNNNNNNNNNNNNNNNNNNNNNNNNNNNNNNNNNNNNNNNNNNNNNNNNNNNNNNNNNNNNNNNNNNNNNNNNNNNNNNNNNNNNNNNNNNNNNNNNNNNNNNNNNNNNNNNNNNNNNNNNNNNNNNNNNNNNNNNNNNNNNNNNNNNNNNNNNNNNNNNNNNNNNNNNNNNNNNNNNNNNNNNNNNNNNNNNNNNNNNNNNNNNNNNNNNNNNNNNNNNNNNNNNNNNNNNNNNNNNNNNNNNNNNNNNNNNNNNNNNNNNNNNNNNNNNNNNNNNNNNNNNNNNNNNNNNNNNNNNNNNNNNNNNNNNNNNNNNNNNNNNNNNNNNNNNNNNNNNNNNNNNNNNNNNNNNNNNNNNNNNNNNNNNNNNNNNNNNNNNNNNNNNNNNNNNNNNNNNNNNNNNNNNNNNNNNNNNNNNNNNNNNNNNNNNNNNNNNNNNNNNNNNNNNNNNNNNNNNNNNNNNNNNNNNNNNNNNNNNNNNNNNNNNNNNNNNNNNNNNNNNNNNNNNNNNNNNNNNNNNNNNNNNNNNNNNNNNNNNNNNNNNNNNNNNNNNNNNNNNNNNNNNNNNNNNNNNNNNNNNNNNNNNNNNNNNNNNNNNNNNNNNNNNNNNNNNNNNNNNNNNNNNNNNNNNNNNNNNNNNNNNNNNNNNNNNNNNNNNNNNNNNNNNNNNNNNNNNNNNNNNNNNNNNNNNNNNNNNNNNNNNNNNNNNNNNNNNNNNNNNNNNNNNNNNNNNNNNNNNNNNNN contains:
- the LOC113764092 gene encoding RHOMBOID-like protein 2; translated protein: MAGEDIENGAGKNRGGGANYAIHAEERDAQWISWLIPVFIVANIAVFVMEMYVNNCPKHIGPGNKCVARFLGRFSFQPLSENPLLGPSASTLEKMGGLQWTKIVHQHQGWRLISSIWLHAGIIHLVSNVLCIALVGIRLEQQCGFVRIGAIYLLSGFGGSILSSLFIQRSISVGASGALFGLLGAMLSELITNWNIYTHKVAALLTILVIVIINLAVGILPHVDNFAHIGGFLTGFLLGFVLLPRPQLGWVERRNLPADVRVKSKYKAYQYVLWLVSLVLLIAGLTVGLVMLFRGKNGYEHCHWCRYLTCVPTSKWKCDGE
- the LOC113764093 gene encoding putative non-specific lipid-transfer protein 14 translates to MVKMVLVMTIVVIISFVHSAIVGEAVDCSTVTALLSACSSFIINGAPDPLPLSPCCVAITTLNNLGTDSSQSRQVVCKCLMELITNYNPNATAIATLPGFCGVSLGFTIDPNTDCEYIS